In the genome of Cherax quadricarinatus isolate ZL_2023a chromosome 28, ASM3850222v1, whole genome shotgun sequence, the window ATCTTAAGAATCTATCTTCCATTTTGCAAAAATAGGCATCATATTTGCCATTATCCTTTTGTGTTGGATGATACTCGTTTTAGCAATTTGCTTAAGAGGCTAGCTAAAAGTCTGTTAAGTTCCTCCTAACATATCTTTAGAACCCTTAAGAAATGTCTGACAGGGACCGGTGACTTGTTAAATGTTAATCCATGTATTAATTAGAGGACCATGTCACGAGTGATTTTGatcatgtatattttattttgccCTGGCCTGTAATCTTTTTTTGGGGGGATCTCAACTGTATCCTTTTGTTTAAAAACAGATAAGAAATAAGTATCAAAAATGTTTCACATTACTGAGTCACTAACAGTAAGCTGACATAAGATACATTTAAGTGGTCTTATTCTTTGCCAAATCTTGCTGCTAATGCATGAGATCGGAATCCCTCCCTCTGATTTGATTAATTCAATAGCCATCCTGTATTTGATAAGCAAAATCTCCCTTCAAAGTTTGATCATATCGTTTCGTCCAGCACTGAGATTGATAATTGGGTAGTTTCCAGTATCTGACCAAATGTTATCTTTCCTATTAGCTATATCACCCATTCCAGTTCCAAGAAAATCCACCCTATCTAGCCCTCCTTTTCCTAATATTGAATTTTCTACGTATCTCATTTGCTAGTCCCCAACACTAAGTATATTTGGATAAGATATAGTAAAAAATACCTAGAGTTGTAAAATAAGACACGTGCAGTGAATGTCGGATTATTTAGGGAACGTTTCCTCAGGAATGACCTCTCCTGTTCGACGTAGATAACTACAGAGGGTGAAGCACAGGAAAAATGGTTCAGGACCAGTGTAGATCACAGCGGTGGGAGAAACACTTGCTTGGTACGGGATAATAGACTCGTGTTCCAAAACTTCATCTTCTAGGTGATGTGTAAAAATAATTTAGACAATATTTCTGAAATAATAAACCTGACAGAATGCTGGGACAtagtgtagataataataatcaaaGCACTTTCCAGTCAATGCCGTTTGATTAAGTTTTATTCACATATGGTGAGCTTAGCTTCGTTGAATTTCACGAGGCGATTGTGGGTATTACAGCGGATTATACAAGCATTGTATTGGTCAACCCTTCCATGCATTGGGGATAATCAATACAGTACCTGCATCATCCACTGTAACACCACAATAACCTGATAAAATTCAACGAGGTCAAACTTGTTATCTGCAAAGATCTAATCAGACGGCACTGTTTTCCAGGACTAGCAATTTTATTTATTCAGAAGTCTTGGCTATATAATTCTTCATCTTCTTTTCACATGTTAGAGAGGAGCGAGTGGAAGCAAATGGTTTtaatgacttgatgtgctgttggaatgtgggTTTTATGAGCACAGGTGAAGTCTAGTGACCTGTACACCTACCTGCAGCACGATAACCTAGGCAAGAACAAGCAAAAGAGCAGCAGAGTAAATACTTATATTCCCTTCACCAAAAAGCAAGCAGGTATATACGATATATACAGATTgacgagtgtaccacatcgcttcacaactttgctGGGCTTCAATTTCTTTGGCTGGTTGAATCAAAGTGCTTAGCATAACGAGGGATTCCCTACTCATTTATAACCTTaacacctggttcgctggtcgggagggcATGCCACAGCGAGCAAAGTAAGTTATGAAGGGCTTCAGGGAAACTTcgctctgaaggagtggtgaaaATATgatgcagtttttgaactgcagtGTCGGCTCGCCTCTgccaagacagtaatggagtaaatgatgatgaaaccgtttcttcttttccgggtcatcctgtcttggtgggaaatggccgatgcgTTAATAAAAAAAAGCACAAAGACAAATTATCACCAAGAAATTTAAATTTTGGAGCACTGCAGCAAGACTACTGGTTCATGCCTGGCAAGTACCTCTTCCACCCTTGCATTCTACACTCGTTCCATCCTCATTTTCTCATGCCACTTCCACTTCATGAACTCTGtccgtttacctggagagagagagttccggggggtcaacgcccccgcggcccggtctgtgaccaggcctccttaggtcagtgtcccaggatgcgacccacaccagtcgactaacacccaggtacccattttactgatggggaacatagacaacaggtggaaagaaacacgtccaatgtttctactctggctgggaatcgaacccaggccctcaccgtgtgaagcgagagcgttaaccaccaggccaccagagccgtgGATAAGTTTATAGAATTGAAGAAGCAAcaagtggcgaaatgtttcctcaacaCAATATCCTAATACTTCATATATGTCTTATTTTACCAAGTATATTCTTTCCTTTATTATAAGAATAGTCATACCTCTCTCCTTGACCACCACTGCACACTGTAACTGAAGTAGAGTAAAGCGACTTCAGTTCTTCTTTAACATTCTTCAGTCTCATCTTTCTCCTTTTTCCGCAAACCGCTTTCCATTCGTTACTACTGATATGTTTTCCTACTCATCTTACCTACTTCGCACTCATGGTCACACTTATCCAAATAAGTTTTAAACTTTTTCTTTTCTTGAGAATTAAAACCTCCTTTTTTACCACTCTACTTCTAAAATACAACAGTCACCCTGAAAATTAACAAAGCAAGCCAGGTTACAAATATAACActcgaaccataccacgggtggcatttgtttgcaatcgtgtcattacgatttcgtgagtcgagttatGACACTCGACTCTTATTCCCAGGTAACGAAGCTACAGGACAGGTGACACAACTTTCCTCGGCCGCTCACCTTAGGTAACTCTACAAGCCTGTGTTTGGAAACGTAAGGGTTGAAGTTGACCTGTCACATCTTATCCTATGTTAAGAAACATGGGGCTCGAGACTGACTTCTCTTTTGGGGATCATGATTGATTCCTCACATCTTACCTTGCGTTAGGAAACACATGGTTCCAGCAAAACAAATCgtaggaaaaaaaagaaaagccgCAGGAAAAACGGTAATATTCTCGACTATTCTCCAGATCGCACATTTTTATAAACTAACTTTTATCTTTAACTTTTttattgtatatatttcttcaaaACTGTTGTGACTTATTATCTGTGATTGCTGTCTTCACTCTTCTGATCCCGTGTTCTCTGCTTACCTCGCACTCTGTGTTTCGTACTTTCCTTTCACCAATTTTTTCCTACTTACCTTTCGTTCATGCACTTGCTCACCTCTTGCTCTGTGGTTCATGCATACCTTTCGCCCTGATTCTCCTACCAATCTCTCAACTTGTGTTTCCTACGTACCTTTCACCACGTATTTCATTCCATATTTCTTACTTACAGATTATACTAAGCGGGTGTTTGTGCTTCGGTGCTGGAGTTCTGATGGCCACCGTGTTTTTACACCTTCTGCCAGAGACGAAGGAAACATATGATCACGCTATGAATGTCGGATATATGGTTGCTGTCGATTATCCACTGGCGGAGTTGATCATGTGCATTGGTTTCTTCTTCGTTTATTTGGTCGAGGAAGTTATCCACAGTTGTGTCAACACTCAcgagcagcagcaagaacaggatgTGTTAGCCACTCCAGGGGGTACGAGAGATAATGAAGATGTAAACAAAGCAAAAATAATGACCTCTGTGAAGAGGAAAAAACATCCATCCATTGAATGTAACGTTACAGGAGTTGAGCTGCAAACAAACGAGGCATTCGATGATGATGAACACATCACTCCAGCCCCAGAAAACGAATGTTCTGAGCAGAGTGCCCATACCACACCTCACATCCACCATCATGTCTCTGGTCTTAACAAAAGCACCTCCGTTATGGAAGCCGTTGTCGTAGTGATTGCTTTGTCGTTCCATAGCATCATGGAGGGTTTGGCAATTGGACTTGAGAGTAACATTGCAGACGTTTGGATCCTCTTTGGTGCAGTGGTAGCTCACAAGTTTGTCATAGCCTTTTGTATATCCATGGAGCTCCTAGAGGTCAGGTTATCCTTTAAACCCTTCATGGCATCCATTGTCATTTTTTCTTTGGCTTCCCCCATTGGTGGCTTCATAGGCGTCCTCCTGCTGTCTCTCGCAACTGAAGAAACTAGTGCAAATGTCTTAATACCCAATGTGCTCCAGTCGATTTCGGCTGGTACGATACTGTACGTTGCCTTCTGTGAGGTTCTAGAGAGAGAACGAGCTAAGAATGAAAGAGGCTTGGTACGGTTATTGGCTCTTTTCGCTGGGTTCTGTGTGATGGCGGGATTGCAGTGTCTTGACAAGGATGGGGAAAATCTCAAAAAAATGACTACGACCCTGCCCTTCCCATCCTCGATAGTGGCAGTGTAAGGGGCAAAATAATGCTATTAAAGATTTTAATACTGAGAAAACTAGATTTTTTTAGATAACTGTAGCGCATTTTGTGGCCAAAGaatctatgtatatataatgttgtcACAGAGAATTCGCAAGCTGAATGTATATCAGTAAAATTTAAGAATATTGTATCTTGGTAGTTTTACAAAGAAAGAAGGTAATAAAATCATCTTTGGCATTTCATATTTTGTTACTAATGAGGTCACAATGCATCTCGGCTTTAATTAAGAAAACAGTGAATATTTAACTAGTTATTTGCAAACAGTGAAGAAGAATTGTAATGAAAAGTCAAAGTCTTAGGTTAAGGAAAACACAATTTACGTACAAAGTCTTGAATCATTAGTGTAAATTTGAGAAATGCGTTTTTCAGTGAGAAATGTTTAGCAGCTTTCTGCAGAATCTAACTTTgtctgtattttttttaatattaaccATATTGTATTTAAATGTTAGCCTTTAATTAAGTTTTTAATAAAATTGTTACAGAAATTATCTTTTTTATTCCCACACAGTACTGCTGTCATCGCATATGTAGCAATGTTTACTATTCATTTATAACACTTAATCTTCCATAAAAGAAGCACTGCCATAGGCCGCTGTCCTAAACTGTCTGGGATTAgcatggggtgttaccaagcaccatggcttgttgtaatgttttagaatctcaggttaaagtgttgaagaaggagaatCTACTTCTTTAGagggaaaataggaggctgaagcttcgtctacaaggtttgggagtgagtgtgagatggcgttagctggtgaggaggaaaattaccagcagtgatttgaagaatggcagccgctttaagtggcaagtggttcacaattgaGGAACAAGGATGATAAGGAAGATAAATAGAGAAAATGTGAAGGTAggtaaaggtaccactgactcccctgcttatcaaggtaagaatattctgattgtgggagattctcaggtaagatatatggactgtgcttttcgtaacagagacagaaaggtcagagagAAGGTGTGCCTCCCATGAGATGGTATTGGTGACATAGCCAGCAGGTCGGATAATATTGTCAGGCAATgtgaacaagcccattatttgtcttagagctggtggaaatgacatcgggaatggcaggagacaggagctggtggaaatgacatcgggaaCGGCAGGAGacagagctgctggataagtataggtcagccacAGGTGTAGTCGGGTTTAAGGGAGAGACCCCAATCATATGtaccatcttgcctagaaagggagtgggcaatgaatggatgtctagggcaattggtataaattgctggctagacaggtactgcaaggaacttgcaatcccattcattgataactgaaaCATTCTATGGTAAAcgtggagtggttgcattagccaattcgattgagggggttattggtgacatgtctaggactttaaactgatagattatagagttATGGGTGTCTGTagaaaacaatcaggctgcagtactagggttgaaaacagcagatataaccaggatacctcagggatatgtttaaaagacaatattcaaaataaagttgctagtaaaggcaaagtaaTTGATcaacagacagagagagatagtagagggtaacgagtgactagctcccttaaagtttactatacaaatagtaggagtctaagaaataagatagatgagctaagattacttgcaagtgcaggtaatatagacattattgctataacagagaattggttcaacttgaaagatagagaaatgccttctgaatgcaacatacaggctTATAAACAATTCCATACTCATAGGGTCAACGGGAAGGGTGGTGgaatggcgatgtatgtcagagataatttaaattgttgtgttagacaaggtataagattagaaacatcggacacagaatctgtttggctacagtttcttgagggtcgtgaaaagttaattttgggtgtgatttacaggcccccaaaccttgatagagagtgcagtaagctgctatgagacgaaattcataaggcatctagatatgaaaatgttgtgttaatgggagattttaacttcagacaaacTGAATGAAACAATGTGGAAGGAAATCTTGagcctagtgactttcttgatacggttcaggattgctttttaaaacagtttgtgacagaaccaactagtggAAACAATTTActggacttggttcttgccaacaaagaatcactagttaataatcttgaggttaatgatgagcttggggaaagcaatcaAAAATCcattagtttcaatatatcacggagttacccagataactgcaatcaaatctctgtcccagactttcacttggccgatttcatgggactgaaaaattacctgggtggggtaaattgggatgtcctgactatgggtcaggtaggtgatcttggttgccaatatggcgtttttcagagcatgttctagctacccagacaacttttattccgagtagggaaattagatctaacaaaaatgatcccaaatgtatgaacaatagattaaaactggtcaaaagagaggcaaacATAggggaggggcagttaagaaaccaatatattcaattaaagagagaaataaaaaaaaaggaataagaaaagcaaaaagaattATGAGGCtatggtcgcaagggattcaaagactaacacaaaagtaagatcagggacaagataggcccacttaagagtaacgcaggtcagatcactgacagtgataaggatatgtgtgaaatgatcaattcttacttcctctcagtttttaccaaggaaaatactagcgaaattccagaaatattaGATTATGtcgaacaggacgataataaactatgcacgattgcggtaactagtgacatggtcctcagacaaatagagaaaataaaacctaacaaatccccaggccctgatgagctgtttgcaagggtgttaaagggatgtaaagaggaacttagcctacctttggctaatcttttcaacatatcactacaaactagcatagtgcctgataaatggaaaatggcaaatgtaatacctatttacgaggcaggtaacaggtccttagcttcgaactatagaccaataagccttacctccatagtgggaaaatttatggaatcagtaattgccgaagcaattcgtagccatctcgaaaggcataaactgattaatgaatctcaacacggttttgcaaaggggcgttcctgtctttcgaatttactaactttcttcactaaggtatttgaggaggtagatcatggtattgaatatgatattgcgtatattgacttcagtaaggctttcgatagagttccacatcagaggctattgaggaaacttaggcacacggaataggagaatttttttcctgggttgaggcatagTTGAcgaataggaagcagagagtttgcataaatggggagaaatcagaatgggggcccgtcacaagcggtgttcctcaggggtcagtgctgggtcacttgttcacaatctacataaacaacatagatgtgggaataaatagcgaaataagcaaatttactgatgacaccaaaataggcagaccaattcactctaatgaggacattagagcactccaggatgatttgaatagactcatgcagtggtcggagaagtggcagatgcagtttaatatacacaaatgcaggaaaataaccatgccacatatgaagtaaataatgcagatcttaatattaaggattgcgaaaaggatttgggagttctgattAAGAGTATTCtgaaactaagacaacagtgcataagtgttcgcattaaagctaacagaatccttggcttcatatcaagaagcataaataataggagtcctcaggttgttcttcaactctatatatccttggttaggcctcatttagattatgctgcacagttttggtcaccgtattacagaatggatataaatgctctggaaaacgtacaaaggaggatgacaaagttgatcccatgtatcagaaatcttccctttgaggatagactgagggccctgaatctgcactctctagaaaggcgtaaaattagggggtatatgattgaggtgtataaatggaaaacaggaattaaaaaGGGGGATGTTatcagcgtgctaaaaatatctaacatagacaggactcgcagcaatggctttaagttggaaaaattcagattcaggaaggatataggaaagcactggtttggtaacagagatgtggatgagtggaacaaactcccgagtaccgtcaaagaagctaagacgttgtgtagtcttaaaaataggctggataaatgcatgagtgggtgtggatgggtgtgagttggacctgactagcttgtgctactaggtcggatgcactgctcctcccttaagtaacgtgtctgacctcattaggtcaaggcattggcttaagccggtgggagaactggagctgcctcgcataggtcagtaggcctgttgcattgttccttctttcttatgttcttatgttcaaagtCAGTTAATTAAACTGTGTAGTAGACTGTAAATTCGTCTTCTAAGGGAAGTACGAACACAAAAACATGTTGTACGAGAATGttaatacaataccgacaagatgaaattaagacgaacattaaaatggtatgaaataccgacagattgttaggtaagacacatatgcaacagttaggtatctttatttcgaaacgtttcgcctacacagtaggcttcttcagtcgagtacagaaaggttgatagaagcagaagatacttgaagacgatgtaatcagtccatcacccttaaagttttgaggtggtcagtccctcagtctggagaagagcattgttccgttgtctgaaacaatatgaagttgaagtgacagaatggggcctttatatagtgccaggaggtgagacgtaggttgctttgggagggcaggtccttctcaaagtccttcttcaagtatcttctgcttctatcaacctttctgtactcgactgaagaagcctactgtgtaggcgaaacgtttcgaaataaagatacctaactgttgcatatgtgtcttacctaacaatctgtcggtatttcataccattttaatgttcattctgtcagacactgcaacacaagggtatcttggtacagaccacttcgacaacctctactagtgagaacggctgggtttgagaaggacctgccctcccaaagcaacctacgtctcacctcctggcactatataaaggccccattctgtcacttcaacttcatattgtttcagacaacggaacaatgcttttctccagactgagggactgaccacctcaaaactttaagggtgatggactgattacatcgtcttcaagtatcttctgcttctatcaacctttctgtactcgactgaaaaagcctactgtgtaggcgaaacgtttcgaaataaagatacctaactgttgcatatgtgtcttacctaacacacatgaaattaagacacatgtgcagcatcttcttctgtatatagttctactgtcttcaagttatgtcctggaatttgtattgataaagcgactggatggtgaaacgtctacagtaaagatacacagatgttgcacatgttgcacacatatatatatatgcaataagatcacagtaaacaggtgatttcagaatatgcaaaacaaccactctgaaagaatagagaaattccaagcgctttcgtgactactcacattgataatgtgagtagtcacgaaagcgcttggaatttctctattctttcagagtggttgttttgcatatatatatatatatatatatatatatatatatatatatatatatatatatatatatatatatatatatatatatatatatatatatatatatatatatatgtatatataatgtcgtgccgaatatgtaaaactggtcaattagcaagaactcatttaaaattaagtcctttctaaaattttctcttatacgttgaaagatatatttttttcattattgttaatgtaaaaaattttaattttgcaccaaaagaatcttagaaaacttacctaaccttattataaaaagaacaatttattttagcctaacccaactaaatatattttaaatacgtttacaataatttagtactaaacaaacacaatcaaatacatttttttcgttaggttcagaatgattttggcgaaattgttgcatacacaaattttcacttgtcctatatggcaagatgagcgttgctatttaagccaagatcgcaagttctgcctattcggcacgacatatatatatatatatatatatatatatatatatatatatatatatatatatatatatatatatatatatatatatatatatatat includes:
- the LOC128693301 gene encoding zinc transporter ZIP1-like; translated protein: MMDGNSTKSAALVLMAALTLVVSLFPLYLRRVLLRKIHSATSQIILSGCLCFGAGVLMATVFLHLLPETKETYDHAMNVGYMVAVDYPLAELIMCIGFFFVYLVEEVIHSCVNTHEQQQEQDVLATPGGTRDNEDVNKAKIMTSVKRKKHPSIECNVTGVELQTNEAFDDDEHITPAPENECSEQSAHTTPHIHHHVSGLNKSTSVMEAVVVVIALSFHSIMEGLAIGLESNIADVWILFGAVVAHKFVIAFCISMELLEVRLSFKPFMASIVIFSLASPIGGFIGVLLLSLATEETSANVLIPNVLQSISAGTILYVAFCEVLERERAKNERGLVRLLALFAGFCVMAGLQCLDKDGENLKKMTTTLPFPSSIVAV